A segment of the Flavobacterium azooxidireducens genome:
ATTAATGAAATTAAAATTGTCGTTCACAATTCCGGTATCTTCGCCATTGGCTTTAAAACCAACATTTCTGTATTGAATATCTCCAAAAAGTCGCCATTTTGAAGTTAAATCATAATTCATTTTTCCAAAAACATTGACATCGGTTTTGGTTGAAAAATCATCATAATAGCGATCTCTAATTTCACTTTGCGAGGCAAATTCTGCCCAAATGATTTCACCAAAATGAGCTCCTTCATATTTATTGGCTCCTCCACCAAAAATAAAATCAACTTTATCTTTTTTATAATTTAATGAAAAAGTCGTTCCGTAAAAATCATTATCCAACCAACGACGACGAATTAAATCGGTTACATCGATGGTTTCTCCTCCCAAAGAAATTGGATTTAAACCATAATCAGCAAAATCTTCATCTTCTCTATATTGTTCAAAATAGCCTTTTCCTTTAGTATAATGAAAGGCTAAATTCGTGCTCCAATTGTCATTCCAACGTTCATTCCAATGCAATTGATAATGATCTTGCTGATAATTATCTACTTCATTGTCATAAAATTTCATGTTTCCTTCGTCATCAAAATACATTCCGGCCGTGTTGAACGTTCTGTCATTTTCCAATAATTCGAGATCTTCCAGACCATTCCATGCTTGATAGGTTTTTTGAGTTCCTCCAAAAGCAAGAGCTTTAATTAAAGTGTTTTCGCCAACATACGTTCCTTGCAAAAAATACGATTTCAAATCGGATGAAGCTCTGTCGATATAACCATCTGAAACAACATTAGATAATCGTCCTGCAATTTCAAATCTGTCATTCATTAAGCCTGTACTGAATTTTACAGTGTGTTTTCTGGTATTAAAACTTCCGTAGGAATTGGAAATTTCACCACTGGCTTCTTTAGAATACGAGTCGGTTAACAAGTTTAAACTCGCTCCAAATGCTCCAGCTCCATTGGTAGATGTTCCAACTCCACGTTGCAATTGCAAACTTTCGGTTGAACTGGCAAAATCGGGCATGTTTACCCAGAATGTTCCTTGGCTTTCGGCATCGTTATAAGGAATTCCGTTGATGGTCACGTTTACACGTGTTGCATCGGAACCACGAACACGAATTCCGGTGTAACCCACGCCTGCTCCGGCATCGGTTGTAGTGACTACTGAGGGAAGATAATTCATCATAATCGGAATATCTTGTCCCAGATTTCGAGATTGAAATTCTTCTTTGCGAAGATTGGAAAATGTAACCGGCGATTGAGCAGTTACGCGAACGGCAGAAACCAAGACTTCATCTAACGGAATGTCTTTGGTTTTGGTTGTATCGACAACCGTTTGCTGTTCCTGAGAAAAACCGATAAAAGAAAATAGAAAAAAACTCGCAAAGCAATACCTACTAAGCGTTTTTGAGCCATACTGGCGATTGTTGAATAAAGTTTTCATTCGTAAATTATTACGAATAAAAGGGGCAATTATTCTGGGTTAAAAATTAAAATTGATACTCTTGACATCAAAATAAACGTGCACATTTACTTTTTTGTCTAATCCCTAAACAGCATTACCTGTTCTAGGTTCGTTGGGTATGATCTCAGCTCGTTATTTTGAGCACCCCTTTGAGACGGTGCAAAGGTAGTAAAAGATTTTCAATGGCAATGACAAAAATCAATGGCAATGGCAAAAAT
Coding sequences within it:
- a CDS encoding TonB-dependent receptor; translation: MKTLFNNRQYGSKTLSRYCFASFFLFSFIGFSQEQQTVVDTTKTKDIPLDEVLVSAVRVTAQSPVTFSNLRKEEFQSRNLGQDIPIMMNYLPSVVTTTDAGAGVGYTGIRVRGSDATRVNVTINGIPYNDAESQGTFWVNMPDFASSTESLQLQRGVGTSTNGAGAFGASLNLLTDSYSKEASGEISNSYGSFNTRKHTVKFSTGLMNDRFEIAGRLSNVVSDGYIDRASSDLKSYFLQGTYVGENTLIKALAFGGTQKTYQAWNGLEDLELLENDRTFNTAGMYFDDEGNMKFYDNEVDNYQQDHYQLHWNERWNDNWSTNLAFHYTKGKGYFEQYREDEDFADYGLNPISLGGETIDVTDLIRRRWLDNDFYGTTFSLNYKKDKVDFIFGGGANKYEGAHFGEIIWAEFASQSEIRDRYYDDFSTKTDVNVFGKMNYDLTSKWRLFGDIQYRNVGFKANGEDTGIVNDNFNFINPKAGITFTLNQNNNFYFSYAKAQREPNRNDYENGSPKPEKLDDFELGWRYATENVKLNVNSYLMMYKDQLVLTGELNDVGAPIRANSGDSYRVGLEVDATLKLSDKFYLQPNFTVSQNKNQDFIFQRDGVVENLGSTNIAFSPNFIAANRFTFVPVKNLQLSFLSKFVSEQFMGNIDAESSKLDAYYVNDFNVSYEIKTNKIFKAIRFSALVNNIFNLKYESNGYFYTYDDDFSSPGTITTIEGAGFYPQAGINFLSGISLLF